From Alcaligenes faecalis, the proteins below share one genomic window:
- a CDS encoding AraC family transcriptional regulator: MENKPDHWARVASADLEHVRKSVSDMFKSHQLKQLRADQTLQTRLRHAQFGQVALSRLGYGADVHIQPDHLAGFYLVQMPQYGTAKIRCGGQTVDSSPYAATILNPNEDVDMVWHANNEQLMLKIDRNLVEQAARGMGLDVGPQGLLFPVRLEAHTQPSWQIMLRYVLDCARNYEDIRRSPLIINQLEQLAVTTLLDLHPPAQIQALNPARILPRHLKKVASHLHEQAHLPVTVDELSSIAGVSSRTLQQAFKEHYGVSPMQYLRQVRLDRLRHELIHSNEPHLTLADLAMRWGFAHQGRFSAEYRSRFGETPGETLQRVRGGQH; this comes from the coding sequence ATGGAAAATAAGCCCGATCACTGGGCACGTGTAGCTTCTGCTGACCTGGAACACGTGCGCAAATCTGTCAGCGACATGTTCAAGTCGCACCAGCTCAAGCAGCTACGTGCCGACCAGACCCTGCAAACCCGGCTGCGACACGCCCAGTTTGGTCAGGTCGCCTTGAGCCGCCTGGGCTATGGCGCCGACGTACATATCCAACCTGATCACCTGGCCGGTTTTTACCTGGTCCAGATGCCTCAATATGGCACCGCCAAGATTCGCTGCGGTGGCCAAACCGTGGACTCCAGCCCCTACGCCGCCACGATCCTCAATCCCAACGAGGACGTGGATATGGTCTGGCACGCCAATAATGAGCAATTAATGCTCAAGATAGACCGCAATCTGGTGGAACAGGCTGCCCGTGGCATGGGTCTGGACGTAGGCCCGCAAGGTTTGCTGTTTCCGGTACGCCTGGAGGCGCATACCCAGCCTTCCTGGCAAATCATGCTGCGCTATGTGCTGGACTGTGCACGCAACTACGAAGACATCCGGCGCTCGCCGTTGATTATCAACCAGCTGGAGCAATTGGCGGTGACAACCTTGCTGGATCTGCACCCACCGGCTCAGATTCAGGCCCTGAACCCCGCCCGCATCTTGCCGCGCCACTTGAAGAAAGTAGCCAGCCACTTGCATGAGCAGGCCCATTTGCCCGTCACGGTGGACGAGCTCAGCTCTATCGCAGGCGTCAGCTCGCGCACCTTGCAGCAAGCCTTCAAGGAGCACTATGGCGTCAGCCCCATGCAGTACCTGCGCCAGGTGCGCCTGGACCGTCTGCGCCACGAACTGATCCATTCCAACGAACCTCATCTGACGCTGGCCGATCTGGCCATGCGCTGGGGCTTTGCACACCAGGGCCGTTTCAGCGCCGAATATCGCAGCCGCTTTGGCGAAACGCCTGGCGAGACCCT
- a CDS encoding flavin reductase family protein produces the protein MQKDFHFYEPTQGHGLRHDPISSIVGPRVIGWIGTKSTEGVLNLAPYSFCNVFNYRPPVIAFSSVGYKDSVRNAIETGVFTWNLATRDLAEPMNMTSLEQDVREFEVAGLTPVDSRLIDAPRVGESHASLECKVTTHFQLKDSEGKDLNTWMVLGEVVGVHVSPNSIVDGIYRTAIPRPILRGGGPGDYFEITDLALFDMPRPKS, from the coding sequence GTGCAGAAAGACTTTCACTTCTACGAACCCACACAAGGCCATGGACTGCGCCACGACCCGATCAGTTCTATTGTGGGCCCTCGTGTAATTGGCTGGATCGGTACCAAAAGCACGGAAGGCGTGCTGAACCTGGCCCCGTACAGTTTCTGCAACGTGTTCAACTACCGCCCGCCTGTCATCGCTTTTTCCAGCGTGGGCTACAAAGACAGCGTGCGCAACGCAATTGAAACCGGCGTCTTTACCTGGAACCTGGCAACGCGTGATCTGGCCGAGCCCATGAACATGACCAGTCTGGAGCAAGATGTGCGCGAGTTTGAAGTCGCGGGCCTGACGCCTGTGGATTCCCGCCTGATTGATGCCCCCCGCGTGGGCGAGAGCCATGCCTCGCTGGAGTGCAAGGTCACGACTCACTTCCAGTTGAAAGACTCGGAAGGCAAGGACCTGAACACCTGGATGGTGCTGGGCGAAGTGGTGGGTGTGCATGTGTCGCCCAACAGCATCGTGGACGGCATTTACCGCACCGCAATTCCACGTCCGATTCTGCGTGGCGGTGGCCCAGGCGATTACTTTGAAATTACGGACCTGGCCTTGTTTGATATGCCACGTCCCAAGTCCTGA
- a CDS encoding ABC transporter ATP-binding protein, which translates to MPNLLIENIHKRYGSLEVLKGVSLSAEPGDVISLIGSSGSGKSTFLRCINFLETPNSGRIVIKGEELKTRLDPKTDELVAVDKQQLKRLRTSLAMVFQHFNLWSHMTVLENITATPIHVQGMDKAQAIAKAELYLDKVGLSRDLAKQYPAFLSGGQQQRVAIARALALEPEVMLFDEPTSALDPERVGEVLRVMQNLAEEGRTMVVVTHEMSFARNVSSKVVYLHEGQIEEEGPPEEVLVSPRSPRLAQFLAAGGSSKG; encoded by the coding sequence ATGCCCAACCTGCTCATCGAGAATATTCACAAACGCTATGGCTCCCTGGAGGTCCTCAAGGGAGTCTCTCTCAGCGCGGAGCCGGGCGATGTCATCAGCCTGATCGGTTCCAGTGGTTCGGGAAAAAGTACGTTTCTGCGTTGCATCAACTTTCTGGAAACGCCTAATTCCGGCCGTATCGTCATCAAGGGCGAGGAACTGAAAACCCGTCTGGACCCCAAAACGGATGAACTGGTTGCGGTAGATAAACAACAGCTCAAGCGCCTGCGTACCAGCCTGGCCATGGTGTTCCAGCACTTCAATCTGTGGTCCCACATGACGGTGCTGGAAAACATTACCGCCACGCCCATTCATGTACAGGGCATGGACAAGGCGCAGGCCATTGCCAAAGCGGAGCTGTATCTGGACAAGGTGGGCCTGTCGCGCGATCTGGCCAAACAATACCCGGCCTTCTTGTCGGGCGGCCAGCAGCAACGTGTGGCCATTGCCCGTGCGCTGGCTCTGGAACCGGAAGTCATGCTGTTTGACGAACCTACTTCTGCTCTGGACCCGGAGCGCGTGGGCGAAGTTCTGCGTGTTATGCAGAATTTGGCCGAAGAAGGGCGCACGATGGTGGTGGTTACGCACGAAATGAGCTTTGCACGGAACGTCTCCAGCAAGGTGGTGTACCTGCATGAAGGCCAGATCGAAGAAGAAGGCCCGCCAGAAGAAGTGCTGGTGTCGCCACGTAGCCCTCGTCTGGCGCAATTCCTGGCAGCGGGCGGTTCGTCCAAGGGCTAA
- the panD gene encoding aspartate 1-decarboxylase — protein sequence MKKVVRAKLHGIKVTGADLNYHGSITLDPEICEQAGILPMEFVEIWNKDSGARISTYVIFGEPGSRCVVLNGAAARTCQKGDTVIICATEYVMNSEDLYSLRPTVLTFTPENEVDEVMHYEVAKTAQRDYDFRVVRDDRPRGAERPLARVDVDALSADLRSRGLDDRAIADILSCHLADFAPANQN from the coding sequence ATGAAAAAAGTGGTCCGTGCCAAGCTGCATGGTATCAAGGTGACCGGTGCCGACTTGAACTATCACGGGTCGATCACCCTGGATCCGGAAATCTGCGAACAAGCGGGCATTTTACCCATGGAGTTTGTGGAAATCTGGAATAAGGACAGTGGTGCCCGTATTTCTACCTACGTAATCTTCGGTGAACCCGGTTCGCGTTGCGTGGTTCTGAACGGTGCGGCCGCTCGTACCTGTCAAAAGGGCGACACCGTCATCATTTGCGCAACCGAATACGTGATGAATTCCGAAGACCTGTATTCCCTGCGCCCTACCGTGCTGACCTTCACGCCTGAAAACGAAGTGGATGAAGTCATGCACTACGAAGTGGCCAAGACCGCCCAGCGCGATTATGACTTCCGCGTGGTGCGCGACGACCGCCCTCGTGGTGCCGAGCGTCCATTGGCCCGTGTTGACGTGGACGCCCTGTCCGCCGACCTGCGCTCCCGTGGTCTGGATGATCGCGCCATTGCCGATATCCTGTCCTGCCACCTGGCCGATTTCGCGCCTGCGAACCAGAACTGA
- a CDS encoding TonB-dependent siderophore receptor, translated as MSGYSQPVARRAASSGAMHFFRPGFKLHPLACVLQLALASGALSLASWHPQAHAQTINRASAQQQSYRIPAGPLSTALARFASASGVLVAGAGELAKDRNSPGVSGTLSPQAALDALLAGTGLTAVASSDGSYHLRQVPEAPAGDVTQLSTVTVRGQLDPRTEGTGSYTNASASSATRMNLSARETPQSVSVITRQRLDDQGLLTLNDALKQATGVKVQEGEVLGTTYQIRGFSLDTAQLDGVPVSLGAGGSEAAADMAIYDRVEVVRGAAGLLQGAGNPGGTLNLVRKQPTREFAASGSAMVGSWNSYRVEADVSSPLNHSGDLRGRVVAVHDDRDSFVDHVKERKEVLYGVLQYDFTPSITATVGVDHQRTKGTPNGTGVVFFDDGGDLELPRSTYLGADWNHRATRSTTVFGDLTWEMDNGWQTKLSANRQHYDVDTVFLSASGAGVDRNTHLGPLLNYAKASSLNRTQTSVDLYASGPFSLLGRKHELVVGANMRRNPTETDQVPLREYASIRPDVFNWDPTSLPPPNIGPYESRTATTTKQSGIYTAARLSLADPLTLIVGGRWSWWDYSSDSTNLLTGANTASSSYKVSGEFTPYAGLIFDLNDNYSLYASYTDVFRPQNAIDRNGSLLKPIVGANYEAGIKGEFQDDRVQASLAAFRIEETNRAQTDLDGPKPCPYTTSDYCSIAAGKVRSEGIEAELTGELAPGWNLTAGYTYNTTKYVKDAANQGKPFNTRTPEHMFKLFTSYRLPGSLRQWTVGGGFTWQTKFLYENTAGTIRIEQNPYAVADLMVRYDFTPKVSATLNVNNVFDKRYYRYIAHERAYNYYGDPRNVMLTLRAQY; from the coding sequence ATGTCCGGCTATTCCCAGCCTGTCGCCCGTCGGGCGGCCTCTTCTGGTGCCATGCACTTTTTCCGACCTGGCTTCAAACTACACCCCTTGGCTTGCGTACTGCAGCTCGCCCTGGCCAGTGGCGCATTAAGCCTGGCAAGCTGGCATCCTCAAGCCCACGCTCAAACCATCAACCGTGCGTCAGCCCAACAACAAAGCTACCGCATTCCTGCGGGCCCCTTGAGCACAGCGCTGGCTCGCTTTGCAAGCGCGTCCGGCGTGCTGGTAGCCGGCGCCGGTGAGCTGGCCAAGGATCGAAACAGCCCTGGCGTCTCCGGCACCTTATCGCCCCAGGCCGCGCTGGATGCACTGTTGGCCGGTACTGGCCTGACTGCTGTGGCCAGCTCGGATGGCAGCTACCATCTGCGCCAGGTCCCAGAGGCGCCTGCCGGTGACGTCACCCAGCTGAGCACCGTAACCGTACGTGGACAACTCGATCCCAGGACCGAAGGCACAGGCAGCTACACCAACGCATCGGCAAGCTCGGCCACGCGCATGAACCTGTCCGCACGTGAAACCCCACAATCGGTCAGCGTGATCACGCGCCAACGGCTTGACGACCAGGGTTTGCTCACGCTTAACGACGCACTCAAGCAGGCCACCGGCGTGAAGGTGCAGGAAGGCGAAGTGCTGGGCACAACCTATCAGATCCGCGGCTTCTCGCTGGACACGGCCCAGCTTGACGGCGTGCCTGTTTCACTAGGTGCAGGCGGCTCGGAAGCGGCCGCCGACATGGCCATCTACGACCGTGTGGAGGTGGTACGCGGCGCGGCGGGTCTGTTGCAGGGGGCCGGCAACCCGGGCGGCACGCTCAATCTGGTGCGCAAGCAACCCACCCGCGAATTTGCCGCCAGCGGCAGCGCAATGGTGGGATCGTGGAACAGCTATCGTGTGGAAGCCGACGTCTCCAGCCCGCTCAACCACAGCGGTGATCTGCGCGGACGGGTGGTGGCCGTGCACGACGACCGCGACTCCTTCGTGGATCACGTCAAGGAACGCAAGGAAGTGCTGTATGGCGTCTTGCAATACGACTTTACTCCCTCGATCACAGCCACCGTGGGGGTGGATCATCAACGCACCAAGGGTACGCCCAACGGCACTGGCGTCGTCTTCTTTGACGACGGCGGCGATCTCGAACTGCCACGCAGCACTTACCTGGGCGCCGACTGGAACCACCGCGCCACCCGCAGCACCACCGTGTTCGGCGATCTGACCTGGGAGATGGACAACGGCTGGCAGACCAAGCTGTCGGCCAACCGCCAGCACTACGACGTAGACACGGTGTTTCTGTCCGCCTCGGGCGCGGGCGTAGACCGCAACACCCATCTGGGCCCACTCCTGAACTACGCCAAAGCCAGCAGCCTGAACCGCACCCAGACCAGCGTGGATCTATACGCCTCGGGCCCATTCTCCTTGCTGGGCCGCAAGCATGAGCTGGTGGTGGGTGCAAACATGCGCCGCAACCCTACCGAAACCGATCAGGTGCCTTTGCGTGAATACGCCAGCATCCGGCCCGATGTCTTTAACTGGGACCCCACCTCGCTGCCCCCGCCCAATATTGGGCCCTATGAATCGCGCACTGCCACCACCACCAAGCAGTCGGGTATCTATACCGCTGCTCGTCTAAGCCTTGCCGATCCACTCACGTTGATCGTGGGTGGTCGTTGGAGCTGGTGGGACTACAGCAGCGACAGCACCAATCTGCTCACGGGCGCCAACACGGCCTCCTCGAGCTACAAGGTCAGTGGCGAGTTCACACCGTACGCCGGTCTGATATTCGATCTGAACGACAACTACTCGCTGTACGCCAGCTATACCGACGTATTCCGTCCGCAAAACGCCATCGACCGCAATGGCTCCTTGCTCAAGCCCATCGTGGGCGCCAACTACGAGGCGGGTATCAAGGGTGAATTCCAGGACGACCGCGTGCAGGCTTCGCTGGCGGCCTTCCGTATCGAAGAAACCAACCGCGCCCAGACCGATCTGGACGGCCCCAAACCGTGCCCCTATACCACCAGCGACTACTGCTCGATTGCCGCAGGCAAAGTGCGCAGCGAAGGGATTGAGGCGGAGTTGACAGGTGAACTGGCCCCAGGCTGGAATCTGACGGCTGGCTATACCTACAACACCACCAAGTACGTGAAGGATGCGGCCAACCAAGGCAAGCCCTTCAACACGCGCACGCCAGAACATATGTTCAAGCTCTTTACCTCTTACCGCCTGCCCGGCTCGTTGCGCCAGTGGACGGTGGGTGGCGGCTTCACGTGGCAGACCAAGTTCCTGTACGAGAACACGGCTGGCACGATCCGTATCGAGCAGAATCCTTACGCTGTGGCCGATCTGATGGTGCGCTACGACTTCACGCCCAAGGTTTCAGCCACCTTGAACGTGAACAACGTGTTCGACAAGCGCTACTACCGTTACATTGCCCACGAACGTGCCTACAACTACTACGGCGATCCACGTAACGTCATGCTGACGCTGCGCGCCCAGTATTGA
- a CDS encoding FecR domain-containing protein, translating into MSTSELHPDDMLEPSFDALEQAAEWFALLRSDEASAQDQQRWQGWLAAQAEHRKAWQYVERISGRFEPIQSSDSRQAAVQSYCMANRRMGRRRQLLLGLGTLAGSGLGSWLAWQHTSLPGTVMAWSAEHRTARGEVRQLSLPDGSSVWLSSDTALNHDYRGDQRLLSLVQGEILIDTAADPGRPFLVKTRQGLLRALGTRFTVRLDGQETFLAVYQGAVQVDTVSNGKQRIVYAGQQTQLSRAQIADTVPVLPERQSWTKGILVTDNTPLIEVVRELQRYRGGHLSVSPEAAQLPVIGSYPSTDPDRALKMLEGVLPIRIKRTLPWWVSIELAEHRP; encoded by the coding sequence ATGAGCACTTCCGAACTGCATCCCGACGATATGCTGGAGCCCTCGTTTGACGCGCTGGAACAGGCCGCCGAATGGTTTGCCCTGTTGCGCTCGGATGAGGCCTCGGCCCAGGACCAGCAACGCTGGCAAGGCTGGCTGGCCGCTCAGGCCGAGCATCGCAAGGCCTGGCAGTACGTGGAACGCATCAGTGGCCGCTTTGAACCGATACAAAGCAGCGACAGCCGTCAGGCTGCCGTCCAAAGCTATTGCATGGCCAATCGGCGCATGGGGCGACGCCGCCAATTGTTGCTGGGCCTGGGCACGCTGGCAGGCAGCGGATTGGGCAGTTGGCTGGCCTGGCAGCATACATCCTTGCCCGGCACAGTAATGGCCTGGTCAGCCGAGCATCGCACTGCCCGTGGCGAAGTTCGCCAGCTCAGCTTGCCAGACGGCTCCAGTGTCTGGCTCAGTTCCGACACCGCACTGAACCATGATTACCGAGGCGATCAACGCCTGCTCTCACTGGTCCAGGGTGAAATTCTGATCGATACCGCGGCCGATCCTGGGCGGCCCTTTCTGGTCAAGACGCGCCAGGGTCTGCTGCGTGCCTTGGGCACCCGCTTTACCGTGCGACTGGACGGTCAGGAGACTTTTCTGGCGGTGTACCAAGGGGCGGTGCAAGTGGACACGGTCAGCAATGGCAAGCAGCGCATTGTCTATGCCGGTCAGCAGACGCAGCTCTCGCGTGCCCAAATTGCGGACACCGTTCCGGTGCTTCCCGAACGACAAAGCTGGACCAAAGGCATCCTCGTCACCGACAACACACCCTTGATTGAGGTCGTGCGTGAATTGCAACGCTATCGCGGTGGCCACCTTAGCGTCTCACCCGAGGCTGCCCAGCTTCCTGTGATTGGCAGCTATCCCTCCACCGACCCGGACCGGGCCTTGAAAATGCTGGAAGGAGTGCTCCCCATTCGCATCAAACGGACCCTGCCCTGGTGGGTCAGCATTGAACTTGCCGAGCACCGGCCTTGA
- a CDS encoding sigma-70 family RNA polymerase sigma factor has translation MHNAAFSPDTESLYRNYHGWLHSWLRRRLGNSFDAADLAQDVFVRLLQKPRQFGSEPEARVYLRLMANGMCVDLWRRRQIEQAWLEELANRPAALVPSAEHQALVLEALHEIDSMLRTLPAKVGNAFFMAMADGMSNREIAEALGVSTRMVHRYLSQAMLCCLKLEARHTAADMPVHQASSLPEPR, from the coding sequence ATGCACAATGCCGCCTTCTCACCCGACACGGAATCGCTGTACCGGAATTACCATGGCTGGTTGCATAGCTGGCTGCGACGAAGGCTAGGCAATTCCTTTGACGCAGCCGATCTGGCCCAAGACGTTTTTGTCCGATTGCTGCAAAAACCCCGTCAATTCGGCAGCGAGCCCGAAGCACGTGTGTATTTGCGACTCATGGCCAACGGCATGTGCGTGGACTTGTGGCGACGCCGCCAAATTGAACAAGCCTGGCTGGAAGAGCTGGCTAACCGCCCGGCCGCTCTGGTTCCGTCTGCCGAACACCAGGCCCTGGTGCTGGAAGCCCTGCACGAAATAGACAGCATGTTGCGCACCCTGCCTGCCAAAGTGGGTAATGCCTTTTTCATGGCGATGGCCGACGGCATGAGCAACCGGGAAATTGCAGAGGCGCTAGGCGTGTCCACACGCATGGTGCACCGATACCTTAGCCAGGCCATGCTGTGCTGCCTGAAACTGGAAGCCCGCCATACCGCCGCTGACATGCCCGTGCATCAGGCGTCCAGCCTGCCCGAGCCACGCTGA
- a CDS encoding ABC transporter ATP-binding protein: MSAPKQALVQVKDAACWFDVSPPLLERLVYRKPKVNLRAVDGVSFTLNKGETLALVGESGCGKSTVARLLTGLYSLTRGEILFDGQSLQTMDKASQKAMRKRRQMIFQDPYASLNPRWRVGRIIAEPLVTHTDMSSAQQEAKVAELLTQVGLNPSDAQRYPHQFSGGQRQRISIARALALQPEFIVCDEPTSALDVSVQAQVLNLMKDLQRELGLTYLFISHNLAVVHHVADRVGVMYLGRIVEIAPRDDLFAQPRHPYTRMLLGAIPDMSGAGKSRIPVAGEVPNPLNPPSGCTFHPRCPLANDRCRREAPALLQTGQHEVACHAVEEGRDQA; encoded by the coding sequence ATGAGCGCCCCTAAACAAGCCCTGGTCCAGGTCAAGGACGCTGCCTGTTGGTTTGATGTGTCCCCGCCCTTGCTGGAGCGTCTGGTCTACCGCAAACCCAAAGTAAACCTGCGTGCGGTCGATGGCGTCAGCTTCACCTTGAACAAGGGTGAAACCCTGGCGCTGGTGGGTGAGTCCGGCTGTGGCAAATCCACCGTGGCCCGTTTGCTGACCGGCCTGTATTCGCTGACACGTGGCGAGATTCTGTTTGATGGCCAGTCCCTGCAAACCATGGACAAGGCCAGCCAGAAGGCCATGCGCAAACGCCGTCAGATGATTTTCCAGGACCCCTATGCCAGCCTGAATCCTCGCTGGCGCGTGGGCCGCATCATTGCCGAACCACTGGTCACTCACACGGACATGAGCAGCGCCCAGCAAGAGGCCAAAGTGGCCGAGCTGCTGACGCAAGTAGGGCTGAACCCCAGCGACGCCCAGCGCTACCCGCACCAGTTCTCCGGCGGCCAGCGCCAGCGTATTTCCATTGCCCGTGCTCTGGCCCTGCAACCTGAATTCATCGTCTGTGACGAGCCGACCTCGGCGCTGGACGTGTCGGTGCAGGCCCAGGTCCTGAACCTGATGAAGGATTTGCAGCGCGAGCTGGGGCTGACCTATCTGTTCATCTCGCACAATCTGGCCGTGGTGCATCACGTGGCCGACCGAGTTGGCGTCATGTATTTGGGTCGAATTGTGGAAATTGCGCCACGCGATGATCTATTTGCACAGCCTCGCCATCCCTACACCCGGATGCTGCTGGGAGCCATTCCCGACATGAGCGGGGCGGGCAAAAGTCGCATTCCGGTAGCGGGGGAAGTGCCCAACCCGCTGAACCCGCCATCAGGCTGTACCTTCCATCCACGCTGCCCGCTGGCCAATGATCGCTGCCGCCGCGAAGCCCCGGCTTTGCTGCAAACCGGGCAGCACGAAGTGGCTTGCCATGCCGTAGAAGAAGGGCGCGATCAGGCCTGA
- a CDS encoding ABC transporter ATP-binding protein has product MTALLTVQDLCVEFPTRRGVLQALDHVSFSIAPGEVLGVVGESGAGKSLTGSSIIGLLDAPGRISGGQILLEGERIDNLNQDQMRKIRGRKIGAIFQDPLTSLNPLYTVGHQLAETIVTHLPLSWKQARERAIELLEATGIPAARERIDHYPHQFSGGMRQRVVIALALAAEPKLIVADEPTTALDVSIQAQIIDLLKKLCRSQGTSVMLITHDMGVIAETADRVAVMYAGRIIEIGPVQDVIQKPSHPYTRGLMRSIPNLHAGLKRLEQIPGSMPRLNAIPPGCAFNPRCDRRFDRCLVERPELMPVPPQTQAACWLHAQESA; this is encoded by the coding sequence ATGACTGCACTCTTAACTGTCCAAGACCTGTGTGTCGAATTCCCGACCCGGCGTGGTGTGCTCCAAGCCCTGGATCATGTGTCCTTTTCCATCGCCCCCGGTGAAGTGCTGGGTGTGGTGGGCGAGTCGGGCGCCGGCAAGTCCCTGACGGGTTCCTCCATTATTGGTTTGCTCGATGCCCCCGGTCGCATCAGCGGCGGCCAGATCCTGCTGGAAGGCGAGCGCATCGACAATCTGAACCAGGACCAGATGCGCAAGATTCGTGGCCGCAAGATTGGCGCGATCTTCCAGGACCCGCTGACCTCGCTGAACCCGCTCTACACCGTGGGCCATCAGTTGGCTGAAACCATCGTGACGCACCTGCCCCTGTCCTGGAAACAGGCACGGGAACGCGCCATCGAGTTGCTGGAAGCCACCGGCATTCCCGCCGCGCGCGAGCGTATCGACCACTATCCACATCAGTTCTCGGGCGGCATGCGCCAACGGGTGGTGATTGCGCTGGCCCTGGCGGCCGAGCCCAAGCTGATCGTGGCGGATGAACCCACCACCGCGCTGGACGTGTCCATTCAGGCGCAGATTATCGACCTGCTGAAAAAACTCTGTCGCTCGCAAGGCACCTCGGTCATGCTGATTACCCACGATATGGGGGTGATTGCCGAAACCGCCGACCGCGTGGCGGTGATGTACGCCGGTCGCATCATCGAAATCGGCCCGGTACAGGACGTGATCCAGAAACCCAGCCACCCCTATACCCGTGGTTTGATGCGTTCCATCCCCAATCTGCACGCGGGGCTGAAGCGTCTGGAACAAATCCCCGGCAGCATGCCGCGCCTGAACGCCATCCCGCCCGGCTGTGCCTTCAATCCGCGTTGTGATCGTCGTTTTGATCGCTGCCTGGTCGAACGCCCCGAGCTGATGCCTGTTCCCCCACAAACACAGGCGGCCTGTTGGCTGCATGCACAGGAGTCCGCATGA
- a CDS encoding ABC transporter permease codes for MFAKLKTAWDSDLVWSWRHSPVAIAATIMALLLFIGALGARWVAPYDPFDLTSIDLMDALLAPAWSENGSPQYWLGTDSQGRDLYSALLYGTRTSLLIGLASVALSMVVGIVLGLLAGYSGGRVDAFIMRVADVQLSFPAILIALLIDGVARAVFPLNMHDVVAFPVLIGAIALAGWPQYARTVRGSTLVEKNREYVQAARVIGVSSPRIMFSHVLPNVMGPVLVLATVHLATAIITEATLSFLGVGVPATSPSLGTLIRIGNDFLFSGEWWITIFPGLMLVLLVLSVNLLGDWLRDALNPKLS; via the coding sequence ATGTTCGCTAAATTGAAAACCGCCTGGGATAGCGATCTGGTCTGGTCCTGGCGTCATTCCCCCGTGGCCATTGCCGCCACCATCATGGCCTTGCTGCTGTTTATCGGCGCGCTGGGTGCCCGCTGGGTGGCGCCTTATGATCCGTTCGATCTGACCTCCATCGACCTGATGGATGCCTTGCTGGCCCCGGCCTGGTCGGAAAACGGGTCGCCCCAATACTGGTTGGGAACAGACAGCCAGGGGCGTGATCTGTATTCGGCCCTGTTGTACGGGACACGCACCTCTTTGCTGATTGGTCTGGCCTCTGTGGCCTTGTCCATGGTGGTCGGCATTGTGCTGGGCCTGCTGGCCGGTTACTCCGGTGGCCGTGTGGATGCCTTCATCATGCGTGTGGCCGATGTGCAGCTGTCCTTCCCGGCCATCCTGATTGCCTTGCTGATCGACGGGGTAGCCCGTGCCGTGTTCCCCTTGAACATGCACGATGTAGTCGCCTTCCCAGTGCTGATCGGGGCGATTGCGCTGGCCGGTTGGCCGCAATATGCCCGTACCGTGCGCGGCTCCACGCTGGTGGAGAAAAACCGGGAATATGTACAGGCTGCCCGCGTCATTGGCGTGTCCTCGCCACGCATCATGTTCAGCCATGTACTGCCCAATGTGATGGGCCCCGTGCTGGTGCTGGCCACCGTGCATCTGGCCACCGCCATCATTACCGAAGCCACGCTGTCCTTTTTGGGCGTCGGCGTTCCGGCCACCTCGCCTTCTCTGGGCACCTTGATCCGGATCGGTAACGACTTCCTGTTCTCGGGCGAATGGTGGATCACGATTTTCCCTGGCCTGATGCTGGTGCTGCTGGTGCTGTCGGTCAATCTCCTGGGCGACTGGTTGCGTGACGCCCTGAACCCCAAATTGAGCTAA